The stretch of DNA GAAATTTTCAAAACTCGACGACtcttttacataaaaatatagGATAGATTTCCTTAAGATGAGAATTTGATTGTTTTTAGATTATTcatatacaaaaaaaatttcgttgaattttatataatttccccgaaacataaaatatatgtaCTACGAGATTTTGTACGAGTAAATTAGCAAGTTTcatgtgagacgatttcacagTTTTATCACTGTAAAAACTGAGACATGTCGACTAGTATATATTTATtaggaaaattaataattttaacataaaaacaacaatttttaatTGACCGGGGCGGTCGAAGATACATTCTCATATAATTGAACTGTTATATATCATTCTGAAAAGCTCTTCACAATCAACACGCGTGCACATTAAAGTGTTGGCAACCAAAATTGTTTtggtaaatataattattactGTGTTCCTTccacattaaattaaattaaaaataaaaaatatatttatatttatatttatatttatatagagAGAGTCCATGCAAGATATTTGCCACTATAAAAAGGCTCGAAGATTGTTGGCAAAATCCATCAGAGTTCCCAAACCAAAGTTTAACTTCCCCTAACTGTCTTTTCCCTTGAGAAAAAACCACTCAATCCCAACAAAAATGGGCTTGAATTCAAACAGAATCGAACATTTTTCAGACCTCGAAGCCCCACCACCATTGATGGTAGAAACCGCCACCCCTGCAGGCATCGGTTCGGTGCCACAACCACCGTTGGAAGTGCACAGAGTGTGCCTGCCGCCGCCCAGAACCACCGCGCAGAAACTCCGGCACCGCCTGCTGGAGATCTTCTTCGCGGACGACCCGCTCCACAAGTTTAAGGATCAAACGTGGTACAGGAAGTTGGTTCTGGGGCTGCAGTTTATGTTCCCTATCTTCAAATGGGCACCCAATTACAGTTTCCAGCTTCTGAAATCGGATGTTGTTTCTGGGCTCACTATTGGAAGCCTCGCGATCCCACAGGTacaaacttttttttaaaaaaaaaaattcaaaatgtgattctttttttaaaaaaataaggtGAAATTTTGTCCAGTTTTGATGatcaaatttgattatcatatcCCTTTAAAACCGGTCATACTATCTATAACGAGAGTGGTGGTCTCGATTTGAATTCAGATGTTCACAAGAACAtcttatatataatttatgagAGTGCTATTACTAAGTAACATAGACCAAAGCCTTTAAAAACTTTAGTTTTTAATCAGTTTGTGCAAAAGTTGTGATTGCATTATATGTGTTCATAATAGAGTTGgcctaattaataataataattttcatgtttaTATCAGAAAACAGAAGAATATCTGCACAGGGTTATCATTCAAGAAGCTAACGTGCACGTTGGCTATCCTACCAACCTAAAGAAATCAAAATAGATTAAGTTTTATGTCACGCTGAAAAATTCCCTTTCAAAATATTCGAACTGATCACAAGAGATGACTTGATAATATTTATCCATTATTAAATTATTGAGAGAATTATAATTTCGATAATTGATTATGTTGTCAAGATTCAATCTTAGCATGGTAGATttacttatttttttattccTTTTTGTCATTTTCCAATGCGACCCAGATATAATATGTTGCTACATTCGACGTGTGTAGTAAATGactaagattgaaatttgacatAGAAAACCACAATCTCTAAAAAATAAGAGTGAAATACCGAAACTACAATTTTCTCTCGTATGATGGATTTTGccaaagttttttaaaaaaaacatgttttggtttttttaaaaaataacattaaatgaaacttttgatttttttttcctatttgaTTAGGTCATAAAAAAGTTTTGGTCCAACTTTTGTCTAATCTAGAAAGAGTTTACTCACCCCTCGACATAATTCCACGTCCACTCTATAATTTTTAGCTAATAATTCCGACATTCCAAGACTTTCAAATATAAATTCAATGGtgattatattttgatttgtgAAGCAAAATATGTCCACTGAATTTTCCTGGAAATCTAATTTGTCAAGTCAGCCACAGAATTTTGTTCTtgataatatgaatattttcTAGATTATATATATTGTCTGAATAAAAATGTTAAGTTATATCCAAGTAAATAATGATTGGGATCCTTCATTAAACTCTGGATGATGTGTTCTGTCTTTTACACAGGGTATTAGTTATGCGAAGCTAGCAAATTTGCCACCCATCATTGGGCTATGTATGTACCAAACCTCAAACATTTCAAGAATCAAACTGTATTTTATCATTGAAAtcacaaaataatcattttaaacacttgttattgAGCAGATTCGAGTTTTGTGCCGCCTCTGATATATTCAGTTCTTGGGAGTTCTCGACATCTTGCTGTTGGCCCTGTCTCAATAGCTTCTCTTGTGATGGGAACAATGCTTAGTGAAGTTGTTTCTTACAATGAAGATCCAACTCTTTACCTTCAACTGGCCTTCACTGCAACGTTTTTTGCAGGGCTATTCCAGTCTTCTCTTGGTTTTCTAAGGTATATTATCGTGGAGCATCAAAGAATTTAGTTCAAGGGGCTGCCTGTTCTGTTTTTCACTTCGCTTTGTTCGCCCCAGAATATGGATGTTTcaagaaaatattcattttttgttTGATGTCCTAACGAGTAAATTCGATGTGATTTACAGGTTAGGATTTGTTATTGATTTTCTTTCGAAGGCGACTCTAGTTGGCTTCATGGCTGGTGCAGCAGTCATTGTTTCTTTGCAACAGCTAAAAGGGATGCTTGGAATAGTCCATTTTACAGCAAAAATGCAGCTCATTCCCGTTTTATCGTCTGTTTTCCATCACAAGGAATGAGGTACGATCTTTAGGAAAGTTCGAATGTTTGAAATTTTACGTCAAAGATCAATCCAAAACCATGTTTCATAAGTAGTGCCTCTGCATGAGTAATCTATTTCTTAGACACCATAGGGGTTATGGAAATGTCGTTTTCCAAAATGCAGTGACCCTTTTCTGGACAACAAAATTTCCTTCTTATACTTGGCAGAATTGTTGTGATTCCAATTTCTTTGGTGGAAAGTTATgcaactaatttttttaatcttaaTCTTCGAATATAACACGTTAACGAGGATTTTATTTCATTTCTGCAGTGGTCTTGGCAGACCATTGTTATGGCCATGGTTTTCCTGGTCTTGTTATTGACTGCAAGACAAattgtgagtttttttttttcattttaaatcttttttctTCGATAACTTTTTGGCCTATGATTCAAAATACATTCCAAATGTTATCATAAACTTCATTATTGAATGCAGAGCATGAGAAAACCAAAATTATTTTGGATATCGGCAGCTGCACCATTAGCATCCGTCATAGTATCAACCATACTGGTCGTCTGCCTTAATTCTAAAGCTCAACAGATCAAAACGGTAAGAAATTTGTGCTTATGCGAATATGTTTCTGGTTCATCTTAAATTTTAACGAGCCTTTTCTTTTCCAGATTGGTCACTTGCCCAAGGGTCTGAATCCACTTTCCTTGAACATGCTATTCTTTAGTGGCTCCCATCTGGCTCTTGCTGTCAAAACTGGAATTATAACCGGGATACTGTCTCTCACGGTATGTTCTTCGTGTACAGATCTTCATACATAATTTGCATTAAACTTAGAGAACTTGTATGGTTCTTTACGGTTTCAAAGGAGCTTATACTCATgatgaaaatacattttattgtAAGTCTGTACAAACCAAACAGTCTGAATGTAAGAACTCTTGTTTTTCTAATTAATAGGTCTTGGCTTCAAGTCGAGTCGTGTGCTTTGTTTAATTTTATTTCTCCTCATCTATAGGAAGGGATTGCAGTGGGAAGAACATTTGGTTCTCTGAAAAACTACCAAGTAGATGGGAATCAAGAAATGGTGGCAATAGGCCTAATGAACATAGCAGGCTCGTGCACTTCGTGCTATGTTACCACCGGTAATTTTCACATTTCAAATCCATTTTCTTGAGCCCTAATAGGATAAAATCTAATAGCAGCAAAAAAACCCATCTTATTTTACCAGGATCATTTTCAAGATCTGCTGTAAACTACAATGCTGGAGCACAAACTGTAGTGTCCAATGTAATAATGGCCGCTGCTGTGCTAGTGACACTGCTATTTCTCATGCCCCTGTTCCATTACACTCCCAATCTCATTTTAGCGGCAATTATCATAACTGCTGTTATAGGACTAATGGATTACGAGGCTGCTTTTCGCCTCTGGAAAGTCGACAAACTCGATTTTGTGGCTTGCTTGTGCTCGTTTCTTGGTGTTTTATTCATCTCAGTACCTGCTGGTCTCGCTATAGCAGTAAGCTCTCTACTGTAACTTTCATAAATAACTTGCGTTAATTTTCATTGAGCCCTTTTTTTGAAACTTAAATATGGATCAGGTTGGAGTCTCGGTTTTCAAGATATTGTTGCACGTAACACGGCCAAACACAGCAGTTCTAGGGAACATTCCAGGGacacaaatatatcaaaacctTAGCAGGTACAGAGAAGCTGCGAGAGTTCCTTGTTTTCTAATCCTTTCGGTGGAGTCTCCTATCTACTTCGCCAATACTACCTACCTACATGAAAGGTCAGAAGCGGATTCAGAATTTTTTCTCCTAAATCTTGAGATGAAACGGATATTGCCAGCATTTAACTCTTGAACTGCAGGATATTGAGATGGATTAGAGAAGAAGAAGAGTTGCTGGCATCGAACAACAAAAGCAATATGAAAGTTGTGATTCTTGATATGACAGGTTAGTCTCGACAGATTTTCGATCCTGCTGCCTGTGAATTTACTAATTTTCCTGATTTGTCAACACCTGATAATATCCACACACAACATTCAATTTATAGTAACTGGATACTCTATTTTCTTGTTCAGCTGTTACAGCAATCGACACGAGTGGTATAGACATGATCAACGAACTCCGAAAGATGCTCGATAAACGGTCACTTAAGGTACACCATAAACCCTCACATAACCACTAGTTTCAAATATCTCTACCAAAATTTCAATCTTTTACATCACGCTGTAAACATTTAGTTAATGTAGTAGAAAAGTTGTGCTAACCATTCGATCTCATTGTGCAGCTTGTGCTCGCGAACCCTGTCGGAAGTGTAGTTGAAAAGTTGCATCAGTCAAATGTTTTGGCTTCATTCGAGATGGAAGGGCTTTACTTAACAGTTGGAGAAGCAGTTGTTGATATTTCGTCTTCATGGAAAGCTTAATTAGCCTCTGAAAATGGCTTTAACaccatttattttaatattaagtTGAGGGATTAGGCTTGATTGAGAGACGTTCCATTAGAATAATTAAGTGTAACTATATCCTATTCATTGCATCATATAGGAACTCAGAAAAGTTTTTGCAAAAGATTTGTATGGAATCAAACTGTTGAATCTATAACTTGTAATTTAATGCCAATCTTAGCTGTTTGCTAATGTTACACTATAAAAACATTATTATTCGTTAAGGTCTACGTTTTCCctgaaaattttacaaattattTTGCTCAAAATCATACAAAGCTAACTGACTAATTCTCCATTCAACAAATGGAGatgattataaaaatataatccaCAAAATTCAACTCAAATTCATCAAATATGTGGATGATGTTTTACCAGAAATCAAACGAATTTATACAAGAGTTATATACCACGATTTTTTCGGAAGAAAAAGTTAAGTCATGTATTTTGACGTCGTTGAGATTTTGATCCTCTAAGTCGTTAAAGTTCAGCCgtagtttattattattatttacaaaTTTAGTAATTTGTTAATCAATTTCAGTTTCTTCTCCGTGGAAGTAGTGATACGATACTAACAATTGCTAAAACATTCAACAGTACGTAAGCACTCTCacaagaaaaaaattcaaacagaagaataaaattgtaaaaaatttaaagatacCAAGTTTTAACAATACAAGGGACTCAATGGTTGAATATACGTAACGAATGTTGCACCTTTAATCTATACTAGTCTTTTGAAGAGCGTAGCGTTGGCCCGTAGTACTTTTGTCCTGGCGTAAATAGCACAGCGCATAGCATAAGCTATTCGTTCAGGTCaactatttaatttatttaattaaaaaatatttacgtTGTCAGTGTtggagatttaataaaataaatctataaatatgtGATTAAATCCATATATCACAACACGCCAAGAATTCATGTCCAATtatcataaaatataaataacagtaaataCGTACCGGAATCTATTGATTGATATAGCGTCAGAGTTATGGATCTTCCAAGGCAACAGAGAATCGACCACCTTATTCTTGCCTTTGATGAGAGAATGAAAGAGATATAGAATATGAGCGCCGTATATATTCTGTGTTGTGTTCGCTGTGCCTTGGGGATCATAACCTTAGCAGTCTTCAACCCATCATAGAATGCCTAATTGGGATGAGTTTCTACACACAAGGTGGATcataccaatttatttaatactttggaaactcataattaattagatcacTTTATTGGGCCTTTTATTAGATAAATTATCCatgtacaattaattaaattatgtgagcCCACAAAATAATTCCAATAATCTCCCACTTGGGCCACATAAGTTATCCGGATATTGTACATGCAAAAACTTGGATTGAGCTCTTGTTATCTAAACCAAAATATTCCTTAACAATCTGGTCTATCAATTATACCAATATCGAACCAAAGCAGTCATCGCTACATTTAAAATCACTAGGACCCATCAATGATCACAATATtagcataatcaataacatagaTCAAGTATGAATGTGTAACATGGAAATACATAAATTTGATCCAAGAATAAAACCTGTATTTCCAACTGGTCCTCCTAATGACTCAAAGAGTCCAATAACAGACTTTCAACCAAATGCTAAACCGCTATGAAAGACATCACTTTATTTCAGAGTAATTCAAATAAACTTTAGTCTGTACAGAAATCTTAAATCATGTCAAATGAGTCAATTCTCAAACCGAATACAAACTCCCACTATACAGGCATATCAACTATATGGACAACATCAATGTGTGTCACGTGACCAAAAATCTTGGGTGACCAACCCAGGACAAACGGATCCGCAATTATAGAGTTTGCAATAACATGCTTGATTGACACACAACCACTCTGAATTATTTCCTTCCAACTAGAAACTTCATGCCAATATATTTTGACTTCTACAAGTTTCAGTTGTTTTTTAAGTATAATATAGCGACTTTATTATCACAATTGATCCTCAATGGTTTCTTAGATCAATGATCATTACCGATGATAAAATTCCACAACTTTATTCGGATTTCAAATATCCAACTATTTCCAAATGTCAGATTTCCGATGTGTGAGCATAAAATCCTTAGTTCACTTTATGTACCGCATAACCCGATTAATAATCCAATGTCGGGTTTCTTTAATATATGTCCAACATTCTAATGATGTTCACAATATCTAAACAATGTTTTCTATAAATCCGAATGAGATTACAAGCCCGATAAAATTTATACCACCACATATGTGGGGCATAAACATCAATATATTCTTCTCAGTGTTTACTTTCAAATTTACTCACTCCCACTAAAGTCAACATACAAAATTAATTtgcatttaatttcaaaatttcatgcatgcataatgtcaatgtcatttaaaatatagATGTTCAAtttatcaaacttatcaaacaaggaactcataccaaacatatttgaatttcgaaaaattgaaaataCCACATGGATAAAGGAAAAACTTGATTTGTCCAAACAtgaaactaaaatcaaatttcgTCTAAAAAATGTGCAAAAAGTAATTTCTAAATTCAAATaccagaaaatataaaaaattctcAGTTCCTAAATAAAGCTTTAAAAAAACCATCAATCTTATTGTCATTTTCCATAAGATGTATCTTTCACCATCAGTTGAAAACCGGCTCCTTAGGCAACCCTTTCTTTGCACGCCAATTGGCGTATTTGGGACAATCCTTCTTCACATGCCCATCAGTCCTTTCGCAAAAGAAACAAGTGATCACTTTATCTTATTTCTGTTGCTCCATATGCTGTGAAGTCCCAGAGTTTCCTTCCTTATTGCTccatttctttttcttattgATGCAATTACCTTGATAGTTAGATGCCAAGTGAGCACTTTCAATCACATCTTGTATCAATTTCTCCTCTTCCTGAACGCACTGCGCAATAAGCTCATTCAAAGTCCACTTTTCCTTTAGGTTATTATAACTTATtttgaattgattaaattgCGCAGGCAAAGAGATCAAGACTAAATGCACGAATATGTCTTCTAACAATTCCAACTTGAATGCTTTTAGTCGAGTCACAAGATTTGACATTTCCATTATGTACTCCTTTATGTTCTCTTTCTCTTTGTACCACATTAAGACAAGTTTATTGAGAATAGTACTTGTCTCGACCTTTTCGTTTGCAGCGAAACGATCTGCTATTTGAGTAAGGAACTTTCTAGCATCATTTTCGTCAGGAATTGCACCCCTTATAGTATCTGGAATGAAATGTTTCATAATCATCAGACTCATGCGATTTGATCGCTCCCACTTTTCCAAAGAACCCTTTTGATCAGCAGTTCCTGAACTGATCAAAAGTGTGGGGCGATCTTCCCTTAGCGCATAGTCCAAATCCATGCAGCCGATCACTATCATAACATGCTCTTTCCATTTCTTGAAGTTTGAGCCATTAAGTACTGAAATGTTGTTTAGATTGGCAGATATAGAAGATGCTATAacaaaatagaacaaaaaactCACAATAAAATATTgtccatgcatatatttaaattaaataaatcacaaAATATAAGCATGCTGGTGGTGGGCCCATAAAAAAAACCTAGCACAACATTGATATTTAGTCTTtgaacaaaaataacaattcgcAAGTAGTACACTCAAACATCATGATTAttaaatattgataataaatcCGGCCAACAACATGACTTTCTTTGGACCGACAATTACATGCATGGATAAATCCGAAATTATCACATATTTAGTACCACATATTGTGCTAAAATTTGGCCAGAAAATAACCTTCCTTTGGACCTATCATTTTCTGCAATCAATTTAACACAATTTAATATCATATAATGTGTCTACAATCTGACAAGAAAATAATCTTCCTTTGTGCCGATTAATTTCTGCATAGATATAAACACATATTTTTTTGGTCACTTATTATGTCTGCAATCTGGACAAAAAATAGTCTTTCTTTGGGCCGACTATTTTTCGCATAGATATAAATGCACTTGAAAATCATCTATTGTGTTTGCAATTTGGCCATAAAATAATCTTCCTTGGGCATGCTATTTTTCGCATAAATTGAAACacaatttattt from Primulina tabacum isolate GXHZ01 chromosome 3, ASM2559414v2, whole genome shotgun sequence encodes:
- the LOC142541028 gene encoding LOW QUALITY PROTEIN: putative sulfate transporter 3.4 (The sequence of the model RefSeq protein was modified relative to this genomic sequence to represent the inferred CDS: substituted 1 base at 1 genomic stop codon), which gives rise to MGLNSNRIEHFSDLEAPPPLMVETATPAGIGSVPQPPLEVHRVCLPPPRTTAQKLRHRLLEIFFADDPLHKFKDQTWYRKLVLGLQFMFPIFKWAPNYSFQLLKSDVVSGLTIGSLAIPQGISYAKLANLPPIIGLYSSFVPPLIYSVLGSSRHLAVGPVSIASLVMGTMLSEVVSYNEDPTLYLQLAFTATFFAGLFQSSLGFLRLGFVIDFLSKATLVGFMAGAAVIVSLQQLKGMLGIVHFTAKMQLIPVLSSVFHHKEXGTIFRKWSWQTIVMAMVFLVLLLTARQISMRKPKLFWISAAAPLASVIVSTILVVCLNSKAQQIKTIGHLPKGLNPLSLNMLFFSGSHLALAVKTGIITGILSLTEGIAVGRTFGSLKNYQVDGNQEMVAIGLMNIAGSCTSCYVTTGSFSRSAVNYNAGAQTVVSNVIMAAAVLVTLLFLMPLFHYTPNLILAAIIITAVIGLMDYEAAFRLWKVDKLDFVACLCSFLGVLFISVPAGLAIAVGVSVFKILLHVTRPNTAVLGNIPGTQIYQNLSRYREAARVPCFLILSVESPIYFANTTYLHERILRWIREEEELLASNNKSNMKVVILDMTAVTAIDTSGIDMINELRKMLDKRSLKLVLANPVGSVVEKLHQSNVLASFEMEGLYLTVGEAVVDISSSWKA
- the LOC142538616 gene encoding uncharacterized protein LOC142538616; amino-acid sequence: MDLDYALREDRPTLLISSGTADQKGSLEKWERSNRMSLMIMKHFIPDTIRGAIPDENDARKFLTQIADRFAANEKVETSTILNKLVLMWYKEKENIKEYIMEMSNLVTRLKAFKLELLEDIFVHLVLISLPAQFNQFKISYNNLKEKWTLNELIAQCVQEEEKLIQDVIESAHLASNYQGNCINKKKKWSNKEGNSGTSQHMEQQK